In Vanessa atalanta chromosome 9, ilVanAtal1.2, whole genome shotgun sequence, the genomic window caatcactcaaaaattaactaaaatgtcACAACACTAATGTGTTTACGAAATGACTCGAATGAAGCCTCCTTTAGATAATAAATGCAATACATATCTCAATTACATCCTACGATTGATGTTCCCATTcagatgtatatatttttttactgaattGAGTTATTTACCCACGAGGTCACTGACAGCGACACAGACTCATGGAAGAGATTGCGGGGTAGCATGagcgaaatataaattaaaatgtaattcaatCGATTTATACTCCGATTTTTTGGTTccatttaagattaaattattaatagaaatcTTGGAATAGGAATGTACGATATGTTTAGCTATCTGCCACAACGGCGAAGTTAACATTGCGACTTCACATGCGTTCAGAAATTACCGGCGCCTGGTACCAACGCTACAAACcgagaattatattattattaaataatatgaaaatattaatattggtaCTAACGGTGGAACATTAAGAGcccgttactttactttaataatacacatagtattattatcactattgagccttgttttattttattttcagtaggatAACAGAAGAAGAGGGTTATTTATGCTATCTATAACCGGGGCCTAAAAGATTCGTTAaagtgtaaatttaaagaaatttaatctATGACTATATATgtacgaaataattatatatatgtacgaaaAAACGTAAATGTTTTTTCCAGAAATTGTGATgcaaacgtatacattgccccacaaaactTTTTtgtcaattgtaaaatttaaaagaatcgttaaagagcgtttgtgtgctataggatattacaacactagtgacttcttagttgattgcacactTTGGGAATGAGACGATCgcttccaggctgtttcaaataacgaaaatatatttattattacgtacataaaacaatatttgtaaaaaacgacattgaaataaaaaattgaataaatctcGCTgtgtttctttcgccagttcttctcaggtcgggtcttagatttttgactttgacttttgagagatgagaattataatatatttttttaactattatataataatattaattaataaaaacaatgaaatatatcataaaattagaaatgagcacaaataaaattcaaaatatttagattgAAGTGAGGGCTATCatgacatatgtctaaatcttatacttgattactataataatggtgatgtataacaatgataacCTCTATATGTTGAAACTTTTTCCTAATTGCGTTCtatataatctggtataaaaGAAACGACTCGTATTACGGGAATTAACGTGAGGTACGTTTAAGTAGAATCTTGATAAAAGTTCCGGATcggaatattattgttaaataaaaacttcagtGCCATTATTTTTCACCTAATCTCCagactttgtatattaaaaaaaatgcatcttTCATTATAAGACTTCAAGTTTATCTTAAATCTATGACAGTTGACGAAGAAACTTTATTTcttaattctttttttgttgttttgttgaTTCTGTTAATGTGCAATTTTTTGTTCAGACACTATATACTAAAAAGTTCTTGTAGTAATAATATCACTACATAGTCTCCTGTCATAGACCCGTTCCTTTTTCTCGATGCGCGTACGACATTACAATATCCTTTCCGTCTCTTCGGCTGGATTTGAACCATCGATTGAGATGCAAGTGTTCCACTTTGCCATCTCAGGCATTTTTTCAtatggatattatattttacaacattatttACATGCCTCAAACTATCTgaataataacgataataaaGAGAAATAATATACGGCGAGTAGCAtaagaaaattcaaaatatcattaatatttagttaaactCAACTTAAGATTTctgagtaggcttttacaagctcttGAATTTTAACGTAAAGCAAATACCGATTCCGAAGGTAGAATCCACAAAGAAGAAAGTAAGACAAtcagtactttttattttattcaaattttaaatacttatactaaGTCTTATTAAGCCTAGCTCTTCTGAATTTTCCAGTTGTATAGATATTACTAAtactattacttttttaaatttaataactaataatttaattgttaattaaaagataACGCAGGACGATAACCATTAAACGACATGGACATACGcgattatttttgataaaagtttttataaatcaatatgttcaaaataacaattatatcctTTTCTTATATACCGTATCAAAAATTAACTCTCtctaaattgtattttactatctatatatatttttgacgaaATAATATgcgttatcaatattttttttattgaggcTTCAGGCTTACTCGATATACGTAAAATTGCGTgactgtattaaaataatcgagTGTTGCTCAGAGAAAATGACCAAGAATAATTTTGGGGTAGAAAAGTACGTCTTTATCGCGATCAATATACATgtacttttttatgtcataggtggctACCacagcccatggacatctgcaatacggGGGGGCTTGCAGGCCTTAACACACACATGTACACATAAAATTGCCACGTATTAGGAATATAATGACAATTGATTTAAATCgtgtcaaatattaaatttagtgtaaaaattttattctagATATGGCTCATTATAAGTAGTGTGTTGTCGTGTGTTAGGACGTTAATGAGCGAAAAGATTGCATCACACGACCCAACTGTGGAAGAGCACGGAGTAAGCTCACGATCCGATTtagtttgtatttgtaataaaccAGGGCTGCTAGTAACATCTCTCTCTGTGttgtcatattaaattttttaaacaatttaacgtAATggttaaggaaataaaaaaataactctgtgATTTAagtgcattttatatttttatatttagaagtatttcattagttttttattattcttcaaattattttatatccaaCGTGaagtatacaattatttttttgaaatatatcctTACGGTTTATGTTAGTCgatttctacaaaaaatatttaagttgtcGTGTCTTACCTAAAATTGTTATATGATTatagatgttattttatttaatttttttttttttaataatttaatcataaaatatctttacattttaatgcaaattaattttataaataaaaaaataatgaaatgttgTCATTTTATATCCAATGCCATAGCCCTGCGTATAATTTACTAACCAAACTAAAGAGTATGTAAATGGAAAcagatctataaaataattgttgactAGTCCggtttgtatacatattatactaaaGTAAAACATATTAGATACATAATAAACTCTGTTTGTTAAAGTCCATGGTTTTCTTGTTTTAGTCTGTAATATGCAGTTACCATAGCTGATATACTAAAGTTTTGTCAGaccatttatgttataaaacattaagCGAAAgtcttagtattgttttataatggcaggcagacgagcaaatggacctctagatggtaggtggtcacaaCTACCCATAAagaatggcgctgtaaaaaaaattaaccattccttatatcaccaatgcgccaccaaccttgagagctgTGACGTTATGTTCCTTATGACCCTTTTGTTTTCAAGTCACTTACAACAATTGTTTGAAAGATGTTTGAAAGATATAGTCTACTTAAAGCAATTACTAACTATACttaagtatgttttaaatttattttgcgcGACTACATGACCATCGTACTTGAATTTAATACGTAATTTATGTACTATGAAGATCTCATGAAGGCTATCATAATGTAGAAATTAGTATAATCATATACAAAATTGTCGATAGATGATatcattaagaataaataaaccaaGGTACTTGAAAAATAATAGGAATATTCAATTCGTATTACATGAATGGTTGAGCGCTTtcgttcgattttttttttcatcttaagcttaattcaaaaaatctttttgatatgtttattaaaacataagcaAATAAATGAACGAGTTGCTTGTTTTGTTTAGCGTGTCAACGGTGATATAAAAGATACCTGTAAATTATTGCAATGTCGAGTGCCGCAATAATTTCAGCTGCTCGCAATTGGAGATGGATGCACGAAATTAAGCCGAGACACGATGCGCGTGCGCACCTCTTGGATTGTTGTCAATGCGACATTCACCAATATGATCACTATATAAGTTTGGTTtggatattcaaaatatattccaattcTGAGTTCAGAAACAGAAACATCTaagaataataacttaaaatcgagtattgttattatttttcactCTGCAAATATGTTTTTGGTACGTAATATTTGTCTTTTcaacatttcatatttttaaatatttatctgcgAGATAATTTGTTCGgtacattaacaataaatttattttattttgcagtgGATTCTGTGCTTAGCTGCTTTCGCATTAACGACGAGCAAATGCGAACCACCAGTAAATAGCTATCTACCTCCTAACTCAGGATCTGGGAATGGAGGACGTCCATCGTCACAATATGGGCCTCCAGGAGGAAGTCAGGGAAGATCTCCGGGTGGATTTAACTCCGATTCCTCAAGCTTAGGAAATCAAGGCAATGGTTTTAGTTCAGGGGCAAATCCGTCTTCTCCATCAGCAGAGTATGGAGTACCAGGACAAGGAGCCGGAGGTTTTCCCAGAGGTGGTTCACGCGGATCTCAAGCACCGGGGCAAGGCTTTGCTCCAAGTTCCGAATACGGAACTCCTAATCAACGTGGACCAAATGATGCTTCAAATGGACCATTCCGTGGACGCGGTTCATCACAAAGACCTGACTCTTCTTATGGAGCACCATCTGATCAATATCGATCTCCGGGCGGTACTGGCTCTAATGGAAGAAACGGAGGCCAAGGTTCGAGGCAACCATTTGGTGGATCTCCGTCTTCGTCGTACGGCACCCCTGATTTCGGTAATGATTTAAATagtcaaaatgaaaattatcgTGGATCAGGGGTAAATGAATCTAatgtaagttataaataaatcacataatCGGTTGCTGGAAAACGTATTAGGGTCTCTTAATAGTTTTATGATGACATATATGAATTACGTTTCGCAGGGACCCGCTAAATATGAATTTAGCTATGAGGTTGATGATCCGGCGACAGGTACTAAGTTTGGTCATTCAGAACAGCGCGATGGAGATGTGACCACAGGGGAATATAATGTAGTTCTACCTGATGGCAGAAAGCAGGTGGTCGAGTACGAGGCAGATAGTGAGGGCTATAAGCCCCAAATTCGATATGAGGGTTTGTTTATCGCGTGCATGGCGCCTgcgtatatgtattttgtttattttaaaaatatattacttttagttttttgtaatttataaagagGGTACAAACATTATTCGAATAACTTTATATCAGAGCACTAAAAACATCAAAAGTTCGCTTGAGAATGATttacagataaattatttatgatattgccACCGTTGAAGAAGCTgaagtaaaatttacatatttctttaaCAGGCGCTGGTAGTGGGACAGGTTCGGGTTTCGGACGTGGTAAgtttttcatgaaatatttaaatatccagTACATGTGATTTATTTGCTTCTAAGTAATCGTTAATGTTCCGATAAGAATGGCTTTTGGTTTTTAACATACCTTGGTTATCGctgatacaataaatataaattacattcctgatagtaagtggtcaatTCTACCCAAAGGAATTGGTGATATAACAATTGTTACCGTGGCATCTAAGATGATAGTGTGTCCATTGTGCTTTTAACCACACTGACTAACTTTGCCCTTCAAACTAAAAGCATTATTGGAATAACTGATAAATAGGTGTTACTTACCTAGACGAGTTTGCACTAAGCCGTATAGCTTTATAGTATTGCTGTTAATAGTAAGAATTAACCAAAGCTCGTGGTTTTTTTCAAGGAGGTGCTCCAGGTGGAAACCAGGGATATAATAGTGCACATGCAAGTGCGGACGCTTTCGCCGGAAATGGTGCTGGTTACCCACAATCCAGCGGTGGGCCTCAAGGTGGAAGATATCAACAACCTGGTTTTGGCCAAGACTCAGGTTCTTCTGGTTATCCTAGTGGAAGACCTGATGGACAAGGATTTGATAGCCAAGGACAGGGATATCCTGGAGGTAGAGGCAGTGGCGGCTTTCCTGGCAGTTCACAAGGAGGTGGGAATTACCCCGGTAGCCAAGGTG contains:
- the LOC125066443 gene encoding pro-resilin-like, with amino-acid sequence MFLWILCLAAFALTTSKCEPPVNSYLPPNSGSGNGGRPSSQYGPPGGSQGRSPGGFNSDSSSLGNQGNGFSSGANPSSPSAEYGVPGQGAGGFPRGGSRGSQAPGQGFAPSSEYGTPNQRGPNDASNGPFRGRGSSQRPDSSYGAPSDQYRSPGGTGSNGRNGGQGSRQPFGGSPSSSYGTPDFGNDLNSQNENYRGSGVNESNGPAKYEFSYEVDDPATGTKFGHSEQRDGDVTTGEYNVVLPDGRKQVVEYEADSEGYKPQIRYEGAGSGTGSGFGRGGAPGGNQGYNSAHASADAFAGNGAGYPQSSGGPQGGRYQQPGFGQDSGSSGYPSGRPDGQGFDSQGQGYPGGRGSGGFPGSSQGGGNYPGSQGDGGYPSGPQGGRGGPRGGGRGSNGFGGSDGYPSGGPNGPRGSGY